A segment of the Ischnura elegans chromosome 13 unlocalized genomic scaffold, ioIscEleg1.1 SUPER_13_unloc_1, whole genome shotgun sequence genome:
TTAAGACTGGAAGTAAATTTTGCATGACTAACGTTTCTCGACTTTGTACATACCCATGTGTTTGGCGAGGTAATACCTATAAGCAAAGACCTTTTTTGGAAAGGGGGgtactatattcagacaaatacagtaaTTAAGACTGGAAGTAAATTTTTCATGACTAACGTTTCTCGCCTGTGTACATACCCATGTGTTTGGCGAGGTTATACCTATAAGCAAAGacctttttttggaaaaaggggcgactatattcagacaaatacagtaaTTAAGACAGGAAGTTAATTTCGCAAGACTAATGTTTCTTACCTGTGTGCTTTTTTTGGAAAGCCGGTTTTTggaaaaggggggactatattcagacaaatacagtaaTTAAGACTGGAAGTAAATTTTGCATGACTAACGTTTCTCGCCTGTGTACATACCCATGTGTTTGGCGAGGTTATACCTATAAGCAAAGACCTTTTTTggaaaaaggggggactatatttagacAAATACAGTAATTAAGACAGGAAGTAATTTTTCATGACTAACGTTTCTCGCCTGTGTGCGTACCCATGTGTTTGGCGAGGTTATACCTATAAGCAAAGACCTTTTTTggaaaaaggggggactatatttagacaaatacagtaataaagACAGGAAGTAAATTTTGCATGGCTAACGTTTCTCGCCTGTGTGCATACGCATGTGTTTGGCGAGGTTATACCTGTAAGCAAAGGGCTTGAGGCAGACGGTGCATGAATACGGTTTACCTGTTTTGTGAGTTTGCATGTGTTTGGTGATGTGAACCCTCTGAGAGAAAGACTTGCCGCAGACACTGCATGAATAAGGTTTCTCACCTGTGTGTGTTCGCATATGCTTTCTGAGGTTGCTAGCATCGCTGAAGGGCTTGCCGCAAACACTGCACGCGTGTGGTTTGTCTCCGGTGTGTGTTCTCATGTGAATGTTGAGCATGCTCCTCACAACAAAAGACTTGCAGCAAATACTACATGAAAAGGGTTTTTCTCCCGAGTGAGTCCGCTTGTGTGTGGTGAATGCAGAGCTGTGAGAGAAGAGCTTGCAGCACACGCCGCATTTATAAGGTTTTTCCTTGGTGTGCGTGCGAATGTGGGTGGAGAGATTATATCGGAAAGTAAACGGTTTTCCGCAAATGCCGCACGAAAATGGTTTCTCTCCTGTATGTCCACGCATGTGGTAGTCGAGACtgtattttttagaaaaagattTTCCGCACACGCTGCATGCGTAACTTTTTTCTTTGCCGAGGATATGTTGAACATAAGTATTGGGCAAAATTGGGCCGGAGTGAGTTTTCTTTTTCGTGCTCGAACTTCTCTGATTAGGAAGGTTTCTATTTGCAGAGGAGGACTTCTGGGACAAATTTTGCGCACGTGGTTTCCCATTTACAACAAAACTTCTCCTCCTTTGTCTCACGTTTTTCTTCTCCCCTATTCCCCCAGACATTTCCTTAAGAAGCCCGACTTTGTTTTGCCTTAGCCTGCTTCTTTTCTTGGAGGCAGAGGGCTTGTCAGACTTACTACATTCCTCATTCGATACAGGAGTTTTGAGACACTCATCTTTACCCTTTAAAGATTTCTCATCACCGTCCAAAGTGTTTTTGCCTGAATGAATTTGGAGATGTTTGGAGAGCTCACTTTTTGTGTTGAATCCTGCTCTGCAATGGAAGCATAGATATGAATTACCATTTGACAAGCAACTTTTCCCGGAACTGTCAATTGAGCAACTATTTAACTCTTCTTTGTATTGTGTGGCAGTCTCTAGGCCACCTTCTCTGTTTTGACTTATTGTGGTTAGCCCAAGGCTATCTATGATTTTTGGGGTATCATCTATACCCCCCATAACAGCAATTGTTGCTACATCTCCGTTGATTTTAGAAGCTGGATTGCATTTCGAATTACACTGTGTAT
Coding sequences within it:
- the LOC124172013 gene encoding zinc finger protein 37-like isoform X2 yields the protein MRYRRKSSSYPKTDTVVVRLPRLPQWISKQKTVKVLIKSQESVITSLPASEEWKEYRYMNSFCGKNRLEWLNQNLVDGRRLTRSTGRNLIVDFAAKLPDDRKYRRKVLGTSSNYFLGFDLLHHAIYLLNNEAYQCLTILQDSVDFVLSMAVTELGCSDEGHKVYSSPTDASELTASNAGGSTGIQGKGAGDDKLGSSAESKDCVQDVIRGNSVRTTEMCVPVPDYRVPRTNILFNVKEEIEDHLGKGNNPVFYTRDQAEISSGVLDRLGTDDLRDSGTCQSSSIKEERISNDEEGYDHIDCTDGATSELMSQTSANQQAFGENGESIENFAMIPVSTMAASGISEPQRVHLQTASTSYLLEEGNVRIDSSDDCVGSSASLSLIESKTRTSHAGEVTNVIDKDLENFCSPPTGKITSGSIPNDTQCNSKCNPASKINGDVATIAVMGGIDDTPKIIDSLGLTTISQNREGGLETATQYKEELNSCSIDSSGKSCLSNGNSYLCFHCRAGFNTKSELSKHLQIHSGKNTLDGDEKSLKGKDECLKTPVSNEECSKSDKPSASKKRSRLRQNKVGLLKEMSGGIGEKKNVRQRRRSFVVNGKPRAQNLSQKSSSANRNLPNQRSSSTKKKTHSGPILPNTYVQHILGKEKSYACSVCGKSFSKKYSLDYHMRGHTGEKPFSCGICGKPFTFRYNLSTHIRTHTKEKPYKCGVCCKLFSHSSAFTTHKRTHSGEKPFSCSICCKSFVVRSMLNIHMRTHTGDKPHACSVCGKPFSDASNLRKHMRTHTGEKPYSCSVCGKSFSQRVHITKHMQTHKTGKPYSCTVCLKPFAYRYNLAKHMRMHTGEKR
- the LOC124172013 gene encoding zinc finger protein 37-like isoform X3 → MRYRRKSSSYPKTDTVVVRLPRLPQWISKQKTVKVLIKSQESVITSLPASEEWKEYRYMNSFCGKNRLEWLNQNLVDGRRLTRSTGRNLIVDFAAKLPDDRKYRRKVLGTSSNYFLGFDLLHHAIYLLNNEAYQCLTILQDSVDFVLSMAVTELGCSDEGHKVYSSPTDASELTASNAGGSTGIQGKGAGDDKLGSSAESKDCVQDVIRGNSVRTTEMCVPVPDYRVPRTNILTQASTASQDEEVGADGTGSIISDHNCMLVLPKKEPSPEEKDDVEQAFGENGESIENFAMIPVSTMAASGISEPQRVHLQTASTSYLLEEGNVRIDSSDDCVGSSASLSLIESKTRTSHAGEVTNVIDKDLENFCSPPTGKITSGSIPNDTQCNSKCNPASKINGDVATIAVMGGIDDTPKIIDSLGLTTISQNREGGLETATQYKEELNSCSIDSSGKSCLSNGNSYLCFHCRAGFNTKSELSKHLQIHSGKNTLDGDEKSLKGKDECLKTPVSNEECSKSDKPSASKKRSRLRQNKVGLLKEMSGGIGEKKNVRQRRRSFVVNGKPRAQNLSQKSSSANRNLPNQRSSSTKKKTHSGPILPNTYVQHILGKEKSYACSVCGKSFSKKYSLDYHMRGHTGEKPFSCGICGKPFTFRYNLSTHIRTHTKEKPYKCGVCCKLFSHSSAFTTHKRTHSGEKPFSCSICCKSFVVRSMLNIHMRTHTGDKPHACSVCGKPFSDASNLRKHMRTHTGEKPYSCSVCGKSFSQRVHITKHMQTHKTGKPYSCTVCLKPFAYRYNLAKHMRMHTGEKR